The Streptomyces achromogenes genome window below encodes:
- a CDS encoding amino acid ABC transporter ATP-binding protein, which yields MTAMVKSEGVHKSFGAVEVLKGIDLEVKNGEVFCLIGPSGSGKSTFLRCINHLEKINAGRLYVDGDLVGYRQKGDKLYELKDSEVALKRRDIGMVFQRFNLFPHMTAAENVIEAPVQVKGLSKAQAKERARELLDRVGLADKAGSYPAQLSGGQQQRVAIARALAMDPKLMLFDEPTSALDPELVGDVLDVMRDLAESGMTMVVVTHEMGFAREVGDSLVFMDGGVVVESGNPRDVLTNPQHERTQAFLSKVL from the coding sequence ATGACCGCGATGGTGAAGTCCGAGGGCGTCCACAAGTCCTTCGGCGCGGTCGAGGTCCTCAAGGGCATCGACCTGGAGGTCAAGAACGGCGAGGTGTTCTGCCTCATCGGCCCGTCCGGCTCCGGCAAGTCGACGTTCCTGAGGTGCATCAACCACCTCGAGAAGATCAACGCCGGCCGGCTGTACGTCGACGGGGACCTGGTGGGCTACCGCCAGAAGGGCGACAAGCTGTACGAGCTCAAGGACAGCGAGGTCGCGCTGAAGCGCCGGGACATCGGCATGGTGTTCCAGCGGTTCAACCTGTTCCCGCACATGACGGCGGCGGAGAACGTGATCGAGGCCCCGGTCCAGGTCAAGGGCCTCAGCAAGGCTCAGGCCAAGGAGCGGGCGAGGGAACTCCTGGACCGGGTCGGCCTCGCCGACAAGGCCGGGAGCTACCCCGCGCAGCTCTCCGGCGGTCAGCAGCAGCGCGTGGCGATCGCCCGCGCCCTCGCCATGGACCCGAAGCTGATGCTGTTCGACGAGCCGACCTCGGCGCTCGACCCGGAGCTGGTCGGCGACGTCCTCGACGTCATGCGCGACCTCGCCGAGTCCGGCATGACGATGGTCGTCGTCACGCACGAGATGGGCTTCGCCCGCGAGGTCGGCGACAGCCTGGTCTTCATGGACGGCGGTGTGGTCGTCGAGTCGGGCAACCCGCGCGACGTCCTGACCAACCCGCAGCACGAGCGGACGCAGGCGTTCCTGTCCAAGGTGCTGTAG
- a CDS encoding NAD(P)-dependent malic enzyme — protein sequence MAAEIVNPRSESADGTGQEGGAEPLDSFDPVFALHRGGKMAVQATVPIRDKDDLSLAYTPGVARVCTAIAEQPDLVNDYTWKSSVVAVVTDGTAVLGLGDIGPEASLPVMEGKAILFKQFGGVDAVPIALACTDVDEIVETVVRLAPSFGGVNLEDISAPRCFEIERRLQEELDIPIFHDDQHGTAIVTLAALRNAARLSGRGIGELRAVISGAGAAGVAIARMLIEAGIGDVAVADRKGIVSADRSDLTDVKRELAGFTNKAGLSGSLEHALAGADVFIGVSGGTVPEEAVASMAKGAFVFAMANPNPEVHPDVAHKYAAVVATGRSDFPNQINNVLAFPGIFAGALQVRASRITEGMKLAAAEALAGVVGDDLAADYVIPSPFDERVAPAVTAAVAAAARAEGVARR from the coding sequence GTGGCAGCGGAGATCGTCAATCCTCGCAGCGAGAGCGCCGACGGAACGGGCCAGGAGGGCGGTGCGGAGCCCCTCGACTCGTTCGACCCGGTGTTCGCGCTGCACCGAGGTGGAAAGATGGCCGTGCAGGCCACCGTCCCGATCCGCGACAAGGACGACCTGTCCCTCGCCTACACGCCCGGCGTCGCTCGCGTGTGCACCGCGATCGCGGAACAGCCGGACCTGGTGAACGACTACACGTGGAAGTCGTCCGTCGTCGCGGTCGTGACCGACGGCACGGCCGTGCTCGGGCTCGGAGACATCGGCCCGGAGGCCTCCCTCCCGGTCATGGAAGGCAAGGCGATCCTGTTCAAGCAGTTCGGCGGTGTCGACGCGGTTCCGATCGCGCTCGCCTGCACGGACGTGGACGAGATCGTCGAGACGGTGGTGCGCCTCGCGCCCTCGTTCGGCGGAGTCAACCTGGAGGACATCTCCGCGCCGCGCTGCTTCGAGATCGAGCGCCGGCTCCAGGAAGAGCTCGACATCCCGATCTTCCACGACGACCAGCACGGCACGGCGATCGTGACGCTGGCGGCGCTGCGCAACGCGGCGCGGCTGAGCGGGCGCGGCATCGGCGAGCTGCGGGCGGTCATCTCGGGCGCCGGGGCGGCAGGCGTCGCCATCGCCAGGATGCTCATCGAGGCGGGCATCGGGGACGTCGCGGTCGCCGACCGCAAGGGCATCGTCTCGGCGGACCGGAGCGACCTGACCGACGTCAAGCGCGAGCTGGCCGGGTTCACCAACAAGGCCGGGCTGAGCGGTTCGCTCGAGCACGCGCTGGCCGGCGCCGACGTGTTCATCGGCGTCTCCGGCGGGACGGTCCCGGAGGAGGCGGTGGCCTCGATGGCGAAGGGCGCGTTCGTCTTCGCCATGGCCAACCCGAACCCCGAGGTGCACCCGGACGTCGCCCACAAGTACGCGGCCGTCGTCGCGACCGGGCGGTCGGACTTCCCGAACCAGATCAACAACGTGCTGGCGTTCCCGGGGATCTTCGCCGGCGCGCTGCAGGTGCGGGCGTCGCGGATCACCGAGGGCATGAAGCTGGCGGCGGCCGAGGCGCTGGCGGGAGTCGTCGGTGACGATCTCGCGGCGGACTACGTGATTCCGTCGCCGTTCGACGAGCGGGTCGCTCCCGCGGTGACCGCGGCGGTTGCCGCGGCTGCTCGGGCCGAAGGGGTTGCCCGTCGCTGA
- a CDS encoding helix-turn-helix transcriptional regulator: protein MKREDLVRLRQARDRMDREYAEPLDVAALARTALMSCGHFQRSFREAYGETPYSYLMTRRVERAKALLRRGDLTVTEVCMAVGCASLGSFSARFTELVGETPSAYRARSHEPSAVIPPCVARKFTRPRRSGPPLRP, encoded by the coding sequence GTGAAACGGGAGGACCTGGTCAGACTGCGGCAGGCACGGGACCGCATGGACCGTGAGTACGCCGAACCGCTCGACGTCGCCGCGCTCGCGCGCACCGCGCTGATGTCCTGCGGCCACTTCCAGCGCAGTTTCCGCGAGGCCTACGGGGAGACGCCCTACAGCTATCTGATGACCCGCAGGGTCGAGCGCGCCAAGGCCCTGCTGCGCCGGGGCGACCTCACCGTGACCGAGGTGTGCATGGCCGTCGGCTGCGCCTCGCTCGGCTCGTTCAGCGCCCGGTTCACCGAACTGGTCGGCGAGACCCCGAGCGCGTACCGGGCGCGGTCGCACGAGCCGAGCGCGGTGATCCCGCCGTGCGTGGCCCGCAAGTTCACCCGCCCGCGACGCTCCGGACCTCCTCTACGCCCGTAA
- the sodX gene encoding nickel-type superoxide dismutase maturation protease: MPEPSQETERRRAAAPFGLAEVTGPSMVPTLHHGDQLVVQYGARVRPGDVVVLRHPFQQDLLVVKRAAERREGGWWVLGDNAFAGGDSTDYGTVPDELVLGRVRLRYRPRRRDQRSPLAVLRWALSAARPVRGFGSVSRRLRAR, from the coding sequence ATGCCGGAACCGTCGCAGGAGACCGAGCGGAGGAGGGCGGCCGCGCCCTTCGGGCTGGCCGAGGTGACCGGTCCGTCCATGGTGCCCACGCTCCACCACGGGGATCAGCTGGTGGTGCAGTACGGCGCCCGGGTACGGCCGGGCGACGTGGTGGTGCTGCGGCATCCCTTCCAGCAGGACCTGCTGGTCGTCAAACGGGCCGCGGAGCGCCGCGAGGGCGGGTGGTGGGTGCTCGGCGACAACGCCTTCGCGGGCGGCGACAGCACGGACTACGGCACGGTGCCCGACGAGCTGGTCCTCGGCAGGGTGCGGCTGCGCTACCGCCCGCGGCGGCGGGATCAGCGCTCGCCGCTGGCGGTGCTGCGCTGGGCGCTGTCGGCCGCCAGGCCGGTGCGGGGCTTCGGTTCTGTCTCCAGGCGCTTGCGGGCGCGGTAG
- a CDS encoding helix-turn-helix domain-containing protein, translated as MTEATDLAERAGDRDPRVGLRAVAALRRLLEQLEAVQVRSARNQGWSWQEIAAELGVSRQAVHKKYGRQ; from the coding sequence ATGACCGAAGCAACGGATCTCGCCGAGCGCGCCGGCGACCGTGACCCACGGGTCGGACTGCGCGCCGTAGCGGCACTGCGCCGACTGCTGGAGCAGTTGGAGGCGGTGCAGGTGCGCAGTGCGCGCAACCAGGGCTGGTCGTGGCAGGAGATCGCCGCGGAGCTCGGTGTCAGCAGGCAGGCCGTGCACAAGAAGTACGGGAGGCAGTGA
- a CDS encoding DUF4097 family beta strand repeat-containing protein — protein MSEWSVAEPRKLSFDEPVSELHVRIVEGTVNVVGTDEGPARLEVSEVDGPPLVVSHRDGTLTVAYEDLPWKGFLKWLDRKGWRRRAVVSLAVPAGTRVEVGVVSAAAVVSGIDGHAEVKGVNGDTTLVGLAGPVRADTVSGSVEAQALTGDLRFNSVSGDLTVVEAGSSVKADSVSGSMIVDLDPASRPTRIDLTSVSGEIAIRLPHPADAQVEANTASGSVSNAFEDLRVSGQWGAKRITGRLGAGNGKLRATTISGSIALLRRPPTEDAPDGTDAAAAVDTVDAMDAAGQGTADPREDGRAETRRAETPRPDRGPREHAGASADPGDNAVSGPGGESSSSDPADSTTDKKVF, from the coding sequence ATGTCCGAGTGGTCCGTCGCCGAACCGAGGAAACTCTCGTTCGACGAGCCCGTGAGCGAACTGCACGTGCGCATCGTCGAGGGCACCGTGAACGTGGTGGGCACCGACGAAGGCCCCGCCCGCCTGGAGGTCTCCGAGGTCGACGGCCCGCCGCTGGTGGTCAGCCACCGCGACGGGACCCTGACCGTGGCCTACGAGGACCTGCCCTGGAAGGGCTTCCTCAAGTGGCTGGACCGCAAGGGCTGGCGGCGCAGGGCCGTCGTGTCGCTCGCCGTGCCGGCCGGCACCCGGGTGGAGGTGGGCGTGGTGAGCGCCGCCGCGGTGGTCTCCGGCATCGACGGCCACGCCGAGGTGAAGGGCGTCAACGGGGACACCACCCTGGTCGGTCTCGCCGGCCCGGTGCGCGCCGACACCGTCTCGGGCAGCGTCGAGGCGCAGGCCCTCACCGGCGACCTGCGCTTCAACTCCGTCTCCGGGGACCTGACCGTGGTCGAGGCCGGCTCCTCCGTGAAAGCCGACTCCGTGAGCGGGTCGATGATCGTCGACCTGGACCCCGCGAGCCGTCCCACGCGGATCGACCTGACCAGCGTCTCGGGCGAAATCGCCATCAGGCTGCCCCATCCGGCCGACGCGCAGGTGGAGGCGAACACCGCGAGCGGCTCGGTCTCCAACGCCTTCGAGGATCTGCGGGTCAGCGGCCAGTGGGGCGCCAAGCGCATCACGGGCCGACTGGGCGCCGGCAACGGCAAGCTCAGGGCGACCACGATCTCCGGCTCGATCGCCCTGCTCCGAAGGCCCCCGACGGAGGACGCGCCAGACGGGACGGACGCGGCAGCCGCAGTGGACACAGTGGACGCGATGGACGCCGCGGGGCAGGGGACGGCGGACCCGCGGGAGGACGGGCGCGCGGAGACGCGGAGGGCGGAGACGCCGAGGCCGGACCGGGGGCCGCGGGAGCACGCCGGCGCGTCCGCCGACCCGGGGGACAATGCCGTTTCCGGCCCGGGCGGCGAGAGCTCCTCGAGCGATCCGGCCGACAGCACGACCGACAAGAAGGTGTTCTGA
- a CDS encoding ABC transporter substrate-binding protein, whose amino-acid sequence MTARSTRTTTAARTRLAAVGSLAVAGALLLTACGDQTEGGGSSSESSSGSNKAPLFSKLPAEIQKSGVIKVGTNAEYAPMESVEGGKIVGVDPDIAAALGKQLGVDFQFTSGGFDTLITAVNTGRYNVAMSSITDNKQRQEGLDDKGKKLGEGVDFVDYFTAGTAIYVKKGNPKGVKTMDDLCGQTVAVQRGTTYEEALKAQSKKCTDGGKKALKIESFENDTEAQTRVKSGGAVAGVNDYPVAVDMARKAGNGNTFEVLDEQYEAAPFGIVVDKKNTQLRDALKEAVDAIIKDGSYQKVLEKWGAESGAIKAAAVNGGK is encoded by the coding sequence ATGACCGCACGCTCCACCCGAACCACGACCGCCGCGCGCACCCGCCTGGCAGCGGTCGGATCCCTCGCGGTCGCGGGCGCCCTGCTGCTCACCGCCTGCGGGGACCAGACCGAGGGCGGCGGAAGCTCCTCCGAGTCGTCCAGCGGCTCCAACAAGGCCCCGCTCTTCTCGAAGCTCCCGGCCGAGATCCAGAAGTCGGGTGTCATCAAGGTCGGCACCAACGCCGAGTACGCCCCCATGGAGTCCGTCGAGGGCGGCAAGATCGTGGGCGTCGACCCGGACATCGCCGCCGCGCTCGGCAAGCAGCTCGGCGTCGACTTCCAGTTCACCTCGGGCGGCTTCGACACCCTGATCACCGCGGTCAACACCGGCCGCTACAACGTCGCCATGTCGTCCATCACGGACAACAAGCAGCGCCAGGAGGGCCTGGACGACAAGGGCAAGAAGCTGGGCGAGGGCGTCGACTTCGTCGACTACTTCACCGCGGGCACCGCCATCTACGTCAAGAAGGGCAACCCCAAGGGCGTCAAGACCATGGACGACCTGTGCGGTCAGACGGTCGCGGTGCAGCGGGGCACCACCTACGAGGAAGCCCTGAAGGCGCAGTCCAAGAAGTGCACGGACGGCGGCAAGAAGGCCCTCAAGATCGAGTCCTTCGAGAACGACACCGAGGCCCAGACCCGCGTGAAGTCCGGCGGCGCCGTGGCCGGCGTCAACGACTACCCGGTCGCCGTGGACATGGCCCGCAAGGCGGGCAACGGCAACACCTTCGAGGTGCTCGACGAGCAGTACGAGGCCGCCCCGTTCGGCATCGTCGTCGACAAGAAGAACACCCAGCTGCGCGACGCCCTCAAGGAGGCCGTCGACGCGATCATCAAGGACGGCTCCTACCAGAAGGTGCTGGAGAAGTGGGGCGCCGAGAGCGGCGCGATCAAGGCTGCCGCGGTCAACGGCGGCAAGTGA
- a CDS encoding amino acid ABC transporter permease — MTDKLDKSSAGAPPEDTPPVAKDAAFSGPPEAIKAIPVRHYGRWVSAVVVIALLALLVNAFAHGDIQWDTVGDQLFDSTVIAGAGRTLLISILSMVLGVVLGVVLAVMRLSKNPVTSTVAWLYIWFFRGTPVYVQLLMWFNLALIFPMLNLGPIYKDEMTDVMTPFMCALLGLGLNEAAYMAEICRAGLLAVDEGQTEAAHALGMSHGKTLRRIVIPQAMRVIVPPTGNEFINMLKTSSLVYVVTYNELLRSTSVIGSSSFAVMELLFVASIWYLVMTSVFSVFQYYLERYYARGSSRSLPPTVFQRIRANLFSIGRERGAA; from the coding sequence ATGACTGACAAGCTCGACAAGTCCTCCGCGGGCGCACCACCCGAGGACACCCCGCCGGTCGCCAAGGACGCGGCGTTCTCCGGGCCGCCGGAGGCCATCAAGGCGATCCCGGTGCGCCACTACGGCCGCTGGGTCAGCGCCGTCGTCGTCATCGCGCTGCTCGCACTGCTGGTCAACGCCTTCGCCCACGGCGACATCCAGTGGGACACGGTCGGCGACCAGCTGTTCGACTCGACCGTGATCGCGGGCGCCGGGCGCACCCTGCTGATCAGCATCCTGTCCATGGTGCTGGGCGTCGTCCTGGGCGTCGTCCTGGCCGTGATGCGGCTGTCGAAGAACCCGGTGACCAGCACGGTCGCCTGGCTGTACATCTGGTTCTTCCGGGGCACCCCGGTGTACGTGCAGCTGCTGATGTGGTTCAACCTGGCGCTGATCTTCCCGATGCTGAACCTCGGTCCGATCTACAAGGACGAGATGACGGACGTCATGACGCCGTTCATGTGCGCCCTGCTCGGCCTGGGTCTGAACGAGGCCGCGTACATGGCCGAGATCTGCCGGGCCGGCCTGCTGGCCGTCGACGAGGGCCAGACCGAGGCGGCCCACGCGCTCGGCATGAGCCACGGCAAGACGCTGCGCCGCATCGTCATCCCGCAGGCGATGCGGGTCATCGTGCCGCCGACCGGCAACGAGTTCATCAACATGCTGAAGACCTCGTCGCTGGTGTACGTGGTGACGTACAACGAGCTGCTGCGCTCGACGTCGGTGATCGGTTCCTCGTCGTTCGCCGTGATGGAGCTGCTGTTCGTCGCCTCCATCTGGTACCTGGTCATGACCAGCGTCTTCAGCGTCTTCCAGTACTACCTGGAGCGCTACTACGCCCGCGGTTCGAGCCGTAGCCTGCCGCCCACGGTCTTCCAGAGGATCCGGGCGAACCTGTTCTCGATCGGCCGCGAAAGGGGTGCGGCATGA
- a CDS encoding PadR family transcriptional regulator, translated as MPPVFAHGRLRLYLLKLLDEAPRHGYEVIRLLEERFQGLYAPSAGTVYPRLAKLEAEGLVTHTTEGGRKVYAITDAGRAELADRSGELADLELEIRESVAELAAEIRADVRGAAGDLRREMRAAASEARRGAGSPKAADHGDHGTQETHGESGEYGDGEAWRAAKEEMRRVKQEWKEQARRAKDESRRARDEAQRARRQAKEAQENARSQAQEEVQRIARRVQEQVQDHFARGDWPTGVREGLTELAKEFGKDVGREYGRDFGFGRTGGAGGMTDRKTTGRPEHPGAPDHSPAQDRSGTPENFPTPDCSGAPEDFPAAYEPVWAHEDTGGDPTRDPARDLDRLLDRFRDDIRDAARDHGVTADQLREARRHLSTAAARIGLILRAPKT; from the coding sequence ATGCCTCCCGTCTTCGCCCACGGCCGTCTCCGCCTCTACCTGCTGAAGCTGCTGGACGAGGCGCCGCGCCACGGCTACGAGGTGATCCGCCTCCTCGAGGAACGCTTCCAGGGCCTCTACGCGCCCTCGGCGGGCACGGTGTACCCGCGGCTGGCCAAACTGGAGGCCGAGGGCCTGGTCACCCACACCACCGAGGGCGGCCGCAAGGTGTACGCGATCACCGACGCGGGCCGTGCCGAACTCGCGGACCGCAGCGGCGAACTGGCCGACCTGGAGCTGGAGATCCGCGAGTCGGTCGCCGAACTGGCCGCCGAGATCCGGGCCGACGTGCGCGGGGCGGCGGGCGATCTGCGCCGCGAGATGCGGGCGGCGGCCTCCGAGGCCCGCCGGGGCGCGGGCAGCCCGAAGGCGGCGGACCACGGCGACCACGGAACCCAGGAAACCCATGGCGAGAGCGGCGAGTACGGCGACGGGGAGGCGTGGCGTGCCGCCAAGGAGGAGATGCGCCGCGTCAAGCAGGAGTGGAAGGAACAGGCGCGCCGGGCGAAGGACGAGAGCCGCCGCGCCCGCGACGAGGCCCAGCGGGCCCGCCGCCAGGCCAAGGAGGCGCAGGAGAACGCCCGCAGCCAGGCCCAGGAAGAGGTGCAGCGCATCGCCCGCCGTGTGCAGGAACAGGTCCAGGACCACTTCGCCCGGGGCGACTGGCCGACGGGCGTCCGCGAGGGCCTGACCGAACTGGCCAAGGAGTTCGGCAAGGACGTCGGCAGGGAGTACGGCAGGGACTTCGGCTTCGGCCGCACCGGAGGCGCCGGAGGCATGACGGACCGGAAGACGACCGGGCGTCCGGAACACCCCGGCGCCCCGGACCACTCCCCCGCCCAGGACCGCTCGGGCACCCCGGAAAACTTCCCCACACCGGACTGCTCCGGCGCCCCGGAGGACTTCCCCGCCGCGTACGAGCCGGTCTGGGCCCACGAGGACACCGGCGGCGACCCGACCCGCGACCCGGCCCGCGACCTGGACCGCCTCCTGGACCGCTTCCGGGACGACATCCGGGACGCGGCCCGCGACCACGGCGTCACCGCGGACCAGCTCCGCGAGGCGCGCCGCCACCTGTCCACGGCGGCGGCCCGCATCGGGCTGATACTGCGGGCCCCCAAGACGTGA
- the ppk2 gene encoding polyphosphate kinase 2, with amino-acid sequence MAIPPPQSELADLRVDYSDHDEPVLIRPDGTPVDTWRENYPYAQRMERREYDWHKRLQQIELLKLQSWIKDTGRRLVIVFEGRDAAGKGGTIKRFTEHLNPRGARVVALEKPTERERGQWYFQRYVEQLPTAGEIVLFDRSWYNRAGVERVMGFCTDDEYRRFARQAPMFERMLVDDGVDLVKLWFSVSQSEQRTRFTIRRIDPVRQWKLSPMDVASLDRWDDYTAAKVAMFRDTDTAHAPWTVVKSNDKKRARVEAMRSVLARFAYADKDEEVVGTPDPRIVGAAAGLLEAGEADTTDPDRPRWREA; translated from the coding sequence ATGGCGATACCGCCCCCGCAGTCCGAACTGGCCGATTTGCGCGTCGACTACAGCGACCACGACGAACCCGTTCTCATCCGGCCCGACGGGACCCCGGTCGACACCTGGCGCGAGAACTACCCGTACGCGCAGCGCATGGAGCGCAGGGAGTACGACTGGCACAAGCGGCTCCAGCAGATCGAGTTGCTGAAACTGCAGAGCTGGATCAAGGACACCGGACGCAGGCTCGTCATCGTCTTCGAGGGCCGCGACGCGGCCGGCAAGGGCGGCACCATCAAGCGGTTCACGGAGCACCTCAACCCGCGGGGCGCCCGGGTGGTCGCGCTGGAGAAGCCGACCGAGCGGGAGCGGGGGCAGTGGTACTTCCAGCGGTACGTCGAGCAGTTGCCGACGGCGGGCGAGATCGTGCTCTTCGACCGGTCCTGGTACAACCGGGCCGGGGTCGAACGGGTCATGGGCTTCTGCACCGACGACGAGTACCGGCGCTTCGCCCGCCAGGCGCCGATGTTCGAGCGGATGCTCGTGGACGACGGCGTCGACCTGGTGAAGCTCTGGTTCTCGGTGTCGCAGAGCGAGCAGCGCACCCGCTTCACGATCCGCCGGATCGACCCCGTGCGGCAGTGGAAGCTGAGCCCGATGGACGTCGCCTCGCTGGACCGCTGGGACGACTACACCGCGGCCAAGGTCGCCATGTTCCGCGACACGGACACGGCGCACGCGCCCTGGACCGTGGTCAAGAGCAACGACAAGAAGCGGGCCCGGGTGGAGGCCATGCGCAGCGTGCTCGCCCGGTTCGCCTACGCCGACAAGGACGAGGAGGTCGTCGGCACCCCGGACCCGCGCATCGTGGGCGCCGCGGCGGGGCTGCTGGAGGCGGGCGAGGCCGACACGACGGACCCGGACCGGCCGCGCTGGCGCGAGGCGTGA
- a CDS encoding CGNR zinc finger domain-containing protein, with protein sequence MELAHYSDYAVRLVNSEDPARGKDALTSVEAVRALFGASRSAARRATDADVTRFRSVRGRLRAVFEAADDGDETLAVDLLNSLLLEFPVNPQISGHDVRDDDGRPLWHMHLADHPSNATAGYAAIAAMGLAFHLTEHGVDRLGLCEASPCRNAYLDTSTNRSRRYCSDRCATRANVAAYRARKRLETEPKPRTGLAADSAQRSTASGER encoded by the coding sequence GTGGAACTTGCCCACTACTCGGATTACGCCGTGCGTCTCGTCAACAGCGAGGACCCGGCCCGGGGCAAGGACGCGCTGACCTCGGTGGAGGCCGTCCGCGCGCTCTTCGGCGCCAGCCGGTCGGCCGCCCGCCGCGCCACCGACGCGGACGTCACCCGGTTCCGCTCGGTCCGCGGCCGGCTGCGCGCGGTCTTCGAGGCGGCCGACGACGGCGACGAGACCCTCGCGGTGGACCTGCTGAACTCCCTTCTGCTGGAGTTCCCGGTGAACCCGCAGATCTCCGGCCACGACGTCCGCGACGACGACGGCCGGCCGCTGTGGCACATGCACCTGGCCGACCACCCCTCGAACGCGACGGCGGGATACGCGGCCATCGCGGCCATGGGCCTGGCCTTCCACCTGACCGAGCACGGCGTGGACCGGCTCGGCCTGTGCGAGGCGAGCCCGTGCCGCAACGCCTACCTCGACACGTCGACCAACCGCTCCCGGCGCTACTGCTCCGACCGCTGCGCCACCCGCGCCAACGTGGCCGCCTACCGCGCCCGCAAGCGCCTGGAGACAGAACCGAAGCCCCGCACCGGCCTGGCGGCCGACAGCGCCCAGCGCAGCACCGCCAGCGGCGAGCGCTGA
- a CDS encoding DUF6104 family protein: MYFTDRGIEELEKRRGEEEVTFEWLAEQLRTFVDLNPDFEVPVERLATWLARLDDDEDDE, from the coding sequence ATGTACTTCACCGATCGCGGAATCGAGGAACTCGAGAAGCGGCGCGGCGAGGAGGAGGTCACCTTCGAGTGGCTCGCCGAGCAGCTGAGGACGTTCGTCGACCTGAACCCGGACTTCGAGGTGCCGGTGGAGCGGCTGGCGACATGGCTGGCGCGGCTGGACGACGACGAGGACGACGAGTAG
- a CDS encoding zinc-binding dehydrogenase: protein MFAVYAARIDRDQPLSGLELGERPAPEARPGWSTVDVRAASLNHHDLWSLKGVGLPEGRLPMILGCDAAGVDEDGNEVVLHSVIGQTGHGVGPDEPRSILTERYQGTFAEQVAVPTWNILPKPKELSFAEAACLPTAWLTAYRMLFTNAGVRPGDSVLVQGAGGGVATAAIVLGRAAGLRVFATSRDEAKRKRALELGAVEAVEPGARLPQRVDAVIETVGAATWSHSVKSLRPGGTLVISGATSGDRPSHAELTRIFFLELKVVGSTMGSKDELEDLLSFCAATGVRPVIDETLPLDRAREGFERLASGDLFGKIVLTNG from the coding sequence ATGTTCGCCGTCTACGCCGCCCGCATCGACCGTGACCAGCCGCTTTCCGGACTGGAGTTGGGGGAGCGTCCGGCCCCCGAGGCCCGGCCCGGCTGGAGCACCGTCGATGTCAGGGCCGCTTCCCTCAACCACCACGATCTCTGGTCGCTCAAGGGCGTCGGCCTCCCGGAGGGCCGGCTGCCGATGATCCTCGGCTGCGACGCCGCGGGCGTCGACGAGGACGGCAACGAGGTCGTCCTGCACTCCGTCATCGGGCAGACGGGGCACGGCGTCGGGCCCGACGAGCCGCGCTCGATCCTCACCGAGCGGTACCAGGGCACCTTCGCCGAGCAGGTCGCCGTGCCGACCTGGAACATCCTGCCCAAGCCGAAGGAGCTCTCCTTCGCGGAGGCCGCCTGTCTGCCCACGGCCTGGCTGACGGCGTACCGGATGCTCTTCACCAACGCCGGCGTGCGCCCCGGCGACTCCGTTCTCGTGCAGGGCGCCGGCGGCGGTGTCGCCACGGCGGCCATCGTGCTGGGCCGGGCGGCCGGGCTGCGGGTCTTCGCCACCAGCAGGGACGAGGCCAAGCGTAAGCGGGCCCTGGAGCTGGGCGCCGTCGAGGCGGTGGAGCCGGGTGCGCGCCTGCCGCAGCGGGTGGACGCCGTCATCGAGACCGTCGGTGCGGCGACCTGGTCACATTCGGTGAAGTCCCTGCGGCCCGGCGGCACGCTCGTCATCTCGGGCGCCACGAGCGGCGACCGTCCCTCGCACGCCGAGCTGACCCGGATCTTCTTCCTCGAGCTGAAGGTCGTCGGCTCCACGATGGGCTCGAAGGACGAGCTGGAGGACCTGCTGTCCTTCTGCGCCGCCACCGGCGTCCGCCCCGTCATCGACGAGACGCTGCCGCTCGACCGGGCCCGTGAGGGGTTCGAACGGCTCGCGTCCGGCGACCTGTTCGGCAAGATCGTGCTCACCAACGGCTGA
- the sodN gene encoding superoxide dismutase, Ni: MLSRLFAPKVKVSAHCDLPCGVYDPAQARIEAESVKAVQEKMAANDDPHFQARATVIKEQRAELAKHHVSVLWSDYFKPPHFEKYPELHQLVNDTLKALSAAKASTDPKTGEKALELIAQIDKIFWETKKA; encoded by the coding sequence ATGCTTTCCCGCCTGTTTGCCCCCAAGGTCAAGGTCAGCGCGCACTGCGACCTGCCCTGCGGCGTGTACGACCCGGCCCAGGCCCGCATCGAGGCGGAGTCGGTGAAGGCCGTGCAGGAGAAGATGGCCGCCAACGACGACCCGCACTTCCAGGCGCGCGCCACCGTCATCAAGGAGCAGCGCGCAGAGCTCGCGAAGCACCACGTCTCCGTGCTGTGGAGCGACTACTTCAAGCCCCCGCACTTCGAGAAGTACCCGGAGCTGCACCAGCTGGTCAACGACACCCTGAAGGCCCTGTCGGCCGCCAAGGCCTCGACGGACCCCAAGACCGGCGAGAAGGCCCTGGAGCTCATCGCCCAGATCGACAAGATCTTCTGGGAGACGAAGAAGGCCTGA